The nucleotide sequence TTGCCACCCTGCTGCTGGTCACCCTGTGGACGGCCACCCAGCAGTTGCATGGTGCCTTGCATGTCGACCACGATTTCAGTGGTGTAGCGCTTGATGCCGTCTTTTTCCCACTCACGCGTCTGCAACTTGCCTTCGATGTACACCTGCGAACCCTTGCGCAGGTATTCGCCGGCGATCTCAGCCACCTTGCCGAACATCGACACGCGGTGCCATTCGGTCTTCTCGACCTTCTGGCCGGTCTGCTTGTCGGTCCACTGTTCGCTGGTCGCCAGACTCAGGTTGGTCACGGCGTTGCCGTTAGGCAGGTAGCGAACCTCGGGATCCTGGCCGCACGTACCGACCAATATGACTTTGTTAACCCCACGGGCCATAACGTTCTCCTAGGCTTCGCACG is from Pseudomonas sp. B21-056 and encodes:
- a CDS encoding single-stranded DNA-binding protein, translated to MARGVNKVILVGTCGQDPEVRYLPNGNAVTNLSLATSEQWTDKQTGQKVEKTEWHRVSMFGKVAEIAGEYLRKGSQVYIEGKLQTREWEKDGIKRYTTEIVVDMQGTMQLLGGRPQGDQQQGGNNYQQSAPRQQAPRPQSAPQPQRERPAPQQAAPQPAPDFDSFDDDIPF